The Gadus macrocephalus chromosome 1, ASM3116895v1 DNA window TGGACCCTTGCCCCTGTTCTCTGATCCTTCCCAAGCGTCCCGGCCGTCGCTACATGATGGCGCAGCCCTTGGCCTTGTCCTTGGTCTTGAAGGCGGAGGCCAGGAGGCCCGTGCTGTTGGACAGCCGCAGCAGCCTCTTGGAGAGCCGGCTCACCGGGCTGGCCCTGGGGGCCGGCGGCAGCCTGTTCATGCACGCCAACGCCGCCGAGCGGAACGCACTGTGGACGCTCTTCTCCGACGTGAAGGCGGAGCACTCCAGGTAGGCCTCGGCTCCCAGCTGTCTGGCCAGGGAGGCGCCCTGCgtggagacaggggagagagtcagagggcgCTGAAGCCATAAGACGGACGCGGTGGATTAACCGGGTGAGACGCGTGACATCGATGTTACATTGAAATCCCACAAAAGCTCACCTGCTCGTGGGAGACGGGTATGTGTTTGCCGTGGGACAGCTCCGTCAGCGTGCACACGTCGCTGCGCAGGTCCGTCTTACAGCCGATCAGAAGGATCCGCGTGCTGGGGCAGAAGTCCAGGATCTCTGCCTTCCACTACGAGACGGAACAAGACATGGTTCCTTAAACTATTAGGCACTGTAGCTGGGGAAAAAAAGTAACACCTTGATTGGTATGTATTGGTATGAACATGTATTGCCGTTATGCATAATCATTTACAGTCAGATTATTATTTACTCCCTTGATTTTTTCTTCTCTTATTTTcctaaaaaaatatgaaactgaAACCAGAATACTAAAAAAGAAACAGCCTAGCCTACGGCAGGAGGAACGTGTTAATCACTGAGTGAACGTTACGCCGTCTACCTTCTTCAGTGTGCCGTCCACTGAGTCCGGACGGCTGGTGTCAAAACACAGCAGCACTGCGTCGGAGTCACTGTAGCACAATGGCCGGACGTTGTCGTAGTACGGAGAGCCTGCGTGGACACATGATAGGAGACAAATATTTCAATACAAGCAGGTCCAAATAGGTTATTCGCAATGCTAAGGTGCCAAGAGAGGCACTTTGATCTCTCAAAAAAATACCTAACATTCACTATGACTGATGATTTAGGGGACACAAAAGACAATTGAGGGCCACGTGGCACCTCAGCCCTCGCACCTCTGTTCACCTGACTCATTGCGGTTGCAGTCATGTGAGCTAATAATTAGGTAATGGTGGTTTTACATGTAAGGGGAATTCCTGGACGACTCAGTGGCTAAAAATACACAGCAGGATGTCTGCCCTTTATTGTTTTTTCCCACCAATCGAAtcccataacacacacacacacacacacacacacacacacacacacacacacacacacacacacacacacacacacacacacacacacacacacacacacacacacacacacacacacacacacaccctacaatTGTGTTTCCTACTCCTGTCACTTGGGAGTGTTAGggaagtttccctttgttttccttgtttaGCGACAACGGATACAATATAGACTTAGCGACAACGGATACAATATAGACTTAGCGACAACGGATACAATATAGACTTAGGGAAATATGTGTCAACCGACCAATGAAATTGTCACAAGCTAGTTAGCAGTTCTTTGAGGCAGGATTACATGTTGAACAATGGTGGTTTTAACGGAAGCACAAATCATAAGTTCATTTATATCTGAGGAGTAACAGGTGTACTGCCATCCATTTTCCCAACAACTGTGTTTTAGAGTAAAACCTAGGAAactaatatttattatttcagaCTTATTCAATTATTATTTCAGAAGATATTGCCCACATGGTCACAGAGTGATACAAGATGAGGCATGATATCATGTAATAAATCAGTGATTAGAAACAATGTGGGAGAACCATCGTTTTAGGACCTATCACCTCCCACTCATGTCCTGCTACCGCCTGGACAcgacacacgccaacacacaccgacacacaccgacacacacacagacacacacacacacacacagacagccgcTGGGTATTTAGTTGAACAAACATGTTGATTCAAGCAGATTGCCCTTGCTACCACAATAGGCCAGAGATATGAGGAGTCATGCTCAGCTCTACCACGGAAACCCATTAATAGACTGCTAATGTTAATTAGGGAAGTCACCTTTTTACATAGGAACAAACAGATAAGATCTGCGGTATTTGACTTAGCCCTTCAGAAGACTTGTGGGTCACTAGGTGCCTACAGGATCACCACTTACACAACATATTACACTGACTTGCTTCTTGCAAGCAGCACACAATATTGCACAGCCAGGCAACTCAAAATCCTCTTTTAAAAATGTTAATATTTCTGAAGAAATGTGTTCCCTGGCGAGAGTTGACTCTGGGAGAGTCAataaagtatttttacattctGGTTGACATAACGCAGCAAGGAGGTCAGCTTCTTTCTCTTGGCTTACCACATACAGTAGGtcagcgtcacacacacacacgcacacatttacacacacacacacacacacacacatttacacacacacacacacacacacacacacacacacacacacacacacacacacacacgtacacaaaaccaaaagcacacatacacaataccaaactcacacaaacacacaaactgacacacattTACCCCTACATACACAAACcatctctcacacagacacacacacacacacgcacacgcacgcacgcacacacacacacacacacacacacacacacacacacacacacacacacacacacacacacacacacacacacacacacacacacacacacacacacacacacacacacacacacacacacacacacacacacttgatccACACACTTGATCCACCTCCTGTCCGTCCAAGGCAACCCCATCTTTCTGCTGTGAAGCAACCCCCCTGATAGAAGCCAATTGGCACTGCTGAACTTCCTCCCCTCAGAGTGAGAGCAGGCGAGGGCTGTTATGAAACAGAGCCATCTCCAGTCATTACAACCACACTATTAGCAGGCCTATCGATTTGGCTTACATGTGTCTTTCTGCATTACAAAGGTAGGAAGTATAGGATCTCTACTTATAATTACAGATAGTGACTATTGACGTTTGTGATTGGTGTTGGTTGACCACCTGGCTCTGATGAGGTATTTAGGACAATGGTTGATAATAACTCTTCCttatctgtgtgtctgaccACTAGGCCCGAGGGAGGGCTGTATTTTACCGGAGCTGAACATAAAATAAGATTGTCCTGTATTCAAAGTGTGGGGATAGTTTACTTAATGAAGTGTGAATGTAAAAGGGCAGACAATTAACTGTCTGTGTACTGTTTTTGCAATGAATTATAGATTTTTGAGTGAATTATTTGCTACCTGGACCGGCAACTAGCCGTTGCATTCCTTATCATAGTACTTCTCTCATTACTTCTGAGGCTAAAGACAGAAGGATTGGAGCATTTATAACGACTAGATCAAATATGCCGTACAAGACTCCTAGTAACTGCGATTTCGAGCAGAACATGAATTGTTTCACACTCTCACTATTCCACGGTTTCTAATAAAAAATGGATGTAAAAACATCCTTACTTGAGTGTATAACCACTTATAACCTACAAAATCATCCAAATACATAACCATTTCCTTGCTTTGTAGCATAGCACCAACATCAAACAGGTTTAGGTGTGTGACTACTGAGGTATTTCAGACGTGTTTCTCTGGATTGTCAATAAAGAGAAAACAGCTGCCGCTGTGTCTGCCAGCGTGGCTCCCGAGGGGCAGTAAAACAGGATCAACAGATAGCCGTCTCTGTAGGACAGTAACAACATCAACCATTTACGAGAGGAATGCCAGTCACACAATGGCCAGATAAACAGCCATTCACATCTGTAAAGCATCTCTGCCGGTACCATTCTTCTCACAGGTGTTTTGGAAACACACAACTGCCCCAGcttattatataggcctacatggtgAACCGCCTGATGTCTACTTTACACCTTGATGAAAGTACATGGATCACGCAGAGAGGCGTGTAAGATGAAAGGAGATCAACAAAGCCTCAGTCCACCCATGTGGTATAAGGTTttagagagcagagacagacggGTGAGGAATGCAGGTCTACTAACTAAAGGGCGAGCAGACGCACCTGACGTGTCCCAGAGGCTGAGCTCCACGCGCTGTTCTTCAAGCTGCAGGCTAGCTGTGTAGTTTTCAAATACTGTAGGGACGTAGGTCTGAGGACATGAGACAGATACAGCATTGTCTGGTTAGATTAGATTGGAAAGAATAACCTTTTAAAAAGGTGAAGACCATGGATTATTTTATAAATGCATACATCGgcgcatacatacaaacatacatagtacatacatacatacatacatacatacatacatacatacatacatacatacatacatacatacatacatacatacatgcatgcatacatacatacatacatacatgcatgcatacatacatacatacatacatacatacatacatacatacatacatacatacatacatacatacatacatacatacatacatacatacatatacattcatacatacttacatacaaacatacatacatacgtacgtacACAGTCTCTTTGTAAGATACATAAACAAGAATGCATCTTTCTATAGCTTGCATTACAGTTGCAGTTGTAGTTTTCCAATGACCAAAACACATACCTCTGGGTAGCAATCCTTTGCAAAGACTTGTAACATCGCTGTTTTACCACACTGAACATCCCCGACAAGAACAAGTTTGCATCTCGCAACACAAGGCTGTGTTACAAGTATTTTTTCCTTCATCGTGTTGACAATATTGACTGCGCGAAAACAAATTGAGATATATTTTAAGTCCACAATCACTAACTTTGAAGACGCTCTTCGCATAAAGTAAGTTATTAGCCAGCAGCGGAACAGCTCTGCGCGTCAGAGGTGAACGTCTCTGAAGTGTCTGAGAGCGTCGCTGTAGAACTTTATACCGCAGCGTCAGCCAATGAGATGCGAGGAAAACACCCGATCGTCAGCGGAAGATGGACATCGGGGGCATCCACATGAGTGCATCAGCCTTGGACCCTGTATTAGCCAAGGCCTAtaataacgctgtgtataattgTATACCATGCACGAATTCTGAAGTTTGTTCACATTTCGCTCAAAGACAATTAATAAACAGAGTATGGTAATGACATGTATGTTTATGATATCAATCAATTTATAAGCTTGTTACAGTGTAACAAATGGTCTAGCAGCGGCAGAAAATTCTAATAACTAAAACCTCTCAACTCTAAAATTCTAAAGACTAATAACTAATCAGTGCGGTATGTGAGTCTAACGAAGACAGAGGTTGATATACGATTTGGTCTACCAAGGTTATCTCGGCTGGGAATAGGCTATGTGTAGGCCTTAAGGCCTAATCAAAAAATCAAGAGCAGAAAATGTATTACACTGTTTGTCCTGAAGCAAAATGATTTGCATAATTCAGTCAACATATGGTTGAAAGGTCTTACATTATGTAAATTATGGTGCGATAAGCATGGGCTCATACATAAAgggtaataataatatgaacaacaacaatttataggcctacataaattGAATAGGACTATAATGATATCTATTAAGActtaaaaaactttttacccTTTGATAAGACCATCTCCAGGAAATACCGTGTTTTATTTCTGGTATTGCTGTTCCGATAACATTTGGCGTGCGTTGTGTTTAAGGCAGCCAACCCAAGAACTGTAAATCATGAGGCCCTGAAGTTGTAATGTACTAGAACTTCTGAATGACACCGCCATCTACTGGGGAAAAATAAACAGTATTGACCACAAAAATGTGACCTAGATGGTCATATGGGTTATCTGCAATGGCCCATACAAGTTTGTTTTGGTATGTTGTCAACGTAAAATAAAAGAccaatttattttacttatctGCCAACTCAGGAATTATCTATAGGTCTACTATCGGCCTATCTAGAATGTACTTCAGACGATTTAAAAAAGCCAACAAATCTATCTGTGGCTTATCAGTCAATTAATTGAATGTTAAAAGTGACAACATCGCAGATTGTCATGTGAATAAATGACGGTTTAACAAACCTTACAGGCTGATCAAGATTGTATCTTATGTTATTACACCTTTTTATTTACTGCTGTAACACCTGAATTCCACTCACAGAATAATAGTGTGTCTTATCCCATACAATTTGACAAAGCTCCTGTGCGTTTTGTTAATTTTCATGAGTGTATTGAAAAtatagttaaaaaaaattagCATTGGAACGGTGTGAAACATTTAATATTAAACAAATAGAAACAGTTCCCCAACACACCCTAACCTTGAGAAGTGTTAGTAAACGGGAATATTATTCTCAGATCACCCGATATGCGAAAAATGCACAATGAAagaatatactttttttaaagTATGTTTTATATAACAACTTgtggtgtggtggaggtggaagtcGTCTACTGGAGAGTGAGAGATCTAATGGAGGTCCACAACTCACTCCTGACACTGAAAGGATAATAATGAAGAGAATAATTAGTTAAACGAGCCCATAAGAGATAGATGAGGTAGGCCTACCAAAATACACCACATGTTAACACTAACCTTGAGGACGTTTATGATTTCCCCGTTCATGGCATAAGTATAGTCTCAGACAATTATTATCTAGGCAAGTGCCTTGAAGCGTGAAGGAAAAGTTTTACTGGCATTTCTTCGATACTTTCCGTCGAAATTGATGGAGTAGGGAAATAGTATCCTGGTTCGTCATCATGTTTCGGTCAAGAGTTGCCGTCTCCGAGAAACTCTCCCACTGCTTTCATAATCATTCCCTTCTGACTTATTACcaggaagaaaaagaaagggaTTCAAGGATGCACGTTTAGGCCTATGTGATTTAGTAataatgtatttgtgtttttgtgaatcCACTAGGCCTATATTACAACACATAATTCTAAATGTATTGAGCAAAAAGTAGTTTAAAAAAGAGTAAATATCTGTATTTCGACAAGGAAACATTAGGTGGAGCAACAACTCTGTGGCAGGAATTCCCGGTTGACGTTTTGCAACATGTGCCCATAATGCTGTCAGGTCAGCTCAGCTGCACTTGTTCTACTGTGCAGAGGGAAGTTGGAGCGGCATGACGGAGGTCAGCACCGTGCCCGCTGGGAAGGATCCGTCTGGTTGGGCCTACCAGCCGGGACGCGTGTAAATAGTGTACCTTAAATTGTTATTTTGCTTCCTTACGCTAGTCTCTTCACTCAGAGAACAAAGAGAGCCTACAACGTACCCCAATGTTCTTCTATTCACTATCGCACACCCCAACCTACCACTTCCCCCTTCCCTGACTCAACCCTCCAGCGAAGGAGCCAAAGATTCCGGTGTGAAATAATGAGTAAAAGAAATGGGCAAATTGCAAACAGTGAGAAACAGAGATGGGATACTTGCTCGTTGATGTGACAACGCAGGCCattttctcttcttcctcttgaaCAGGCCAATTTTATACTGATAATATATCTGTATTTCATTAAAGAAACACTAGGTGGTGCAACAGCTCCTAACCATGATGATGAGTTCCCCATTGAAGTTCCTCAACGCGTGCACCGGAATCAGTCAGTTGATCTGACTTGTTCTCTCTGCAGGGGGGTGAGGGAGCAGAAAGGAGTAGGTCACCACTGTGTCCGGAAGGAGGGCATACTGGTCACGGTATAccgacagcacacacacagacaaacacaacaggtgtttgtgtgtaccaaACCACACTGCTTGGCAGAGGCCACTGTGAAACTCCAGGTGGCTGGCGCACTGGTTCGTGGTATAGAATCAGCAGGCTTGCATATTCTCATCTACTCCAAGTCTGGAGAATTCTCCAAGATTTTATGTCCCAGTAGTGACTCAACCTAAACCATCCCAGCATCAGGTATACCCATGACTTCCTCAGAAGGAGATTCTGGTGGCCAGCAATGTCCTCAGATGTCCACTCATTAGTTTAGGGCCATATTCCGCATGACAGCTTCACCCTGGGGGCTACCGATTGGGGTGGAAGCTATGCATACCTTTGTGTTTACTAAACCAGACAGAAACCTAGGAGAactaatgtattattatttacattttttcatcatcatttattttcttacaTTGTGCTTCACTCAGAATGTTCATTCATTGGTTGACATAGTTGATGAGCAAGCGTATCATTAATCAATGATTGTTCAGGTAAGTCAACACTTAAATATCATGCACAATAATTAAAAGAAAGAAATGCTGTTCTGTACTTTGAAGATATATTTTGCATGCAAACACGTCCTATCTTATACAAAGCAAAGAAAAAGTCTGGGCTATAACTATAGTGGCCTACTGCAccaagaaacagaaagagattATATTTCCAACACAAAATGAAAGTCGTTCAAGGCTTGGTAACCAGGTTTACGGACTACAGGTGTTAACCCAGACCATGATGAATCAACAGTTCTATTGAATATACTGAAGTCCGAACGCACACAAAACAAGCCGGTGAGAAGGAAACCTGCACAGCATGTTCACATACAAGATGTATGTGAGATTTATTTGATCATTTTGAATGACAGCAGAAGAACATCTTTCCCACTTTCTAATTGTGGCATTCCAATACACCCAGAGTCGTGGATTATTCTCCAACAGGCCACTTCTGAGCGCAAAAGGGCGGCCCTGTCTCTGATGAACTCTGAGCCTTCACTTTTTCCCCCTCTGGCCTAACTGGTGCGGTCTTTCCAGATGGTGATGATGTCCATACCAAAGAGAAGGACATTGAACAAAACCAGCCACATTGGACAGGGCCCGGGTTCACTTTGCTGCTTATTTGCTGCTTACTCTTCCCTCTGGTTGGTCGCCACATCCAGGCATACCAGGATGCGGTTCTATATTCTGCTTGAAGCTCTGGTGGACTTTAGTGGCTCTGTTCTTCTGTACTTCATTGACTGCTATCTCTGTTACTGCGGTTGGGGGCCTAGAAATGAGCATCAGGGCAAAGTAGAATGAGCAAAACAATGAATGCTATTTGTTTCGACAGTAGAGGTCACTTTATCACTACGGATGATTGTTATGAACATAGAAATAGAATCCTTTGAAGAAGTTTATGTTTCAAacagtttctttcttcttcaatttcaatttttttcaaaaGTAAACAACTCAATGAATGCTGCACCCTAACATCTCAGTCATTGCTGAAAACCTCACTTTAATCCTCAGATTTAGGacaggtttttattttttattaatggcATATAGCTCTATTGTCTAAACACCCTTAGAATGAAGCATAATCTCttgcagaatatatatatatatatatttatttatttatttatatatttatttatttatataaagtaGTTAATTGTATGTAAGCACCACAATTTGCATGTTTCAATACTTATGTTTTACTGTGCCTACCAATGTTTTTGTAGGCTTAtgcaatacatattttttttagaaatcaGACATTTGCGCACGTTATGGTTCTGTTTGCATTGCAAACAAATCatgttgtttttctctttcttctgacaaatgtacgtaTTGTTAGTTGCTTTGGATAGTAAGTGTTGGTAAAGGCCCTAAGTAATTGTCAAAAGCACTGTCCATGGAGCTCTATGAAGTCTCTCTCTAAATGT harbors:
- the LOC132473400 gene encoding rho-related GTP-binding protein Rho6-like, producing the protein MRRASSKLVIVDLKYISICFRAVNIVNTMKEKILVTQPCVARCKLVLVGDVQCGKTAMLQVFAKDCYPETYVPTVFENYTASLQLEEQRVELSLWDTSGSPYYDNVRPLCYSDSDAVLLCFDTSRPDSVDGTLKKWKAEILDFCPSTRILLIGCKTDLRSDVCTLTELSHGKHIPVSHEQGASLARQLGAEAYLECSAFTSEKSVHSAFRSAALACMNRLPPAPRASPVSRLSKRLLRLSNSTGLLASAFKTKDKAKGCAIM